Proteins from a single region of Xenopus laevis strain J_2021 chromosome 9_10S, Xenopus_laevis_v10.1, whole genome shotgun sequence:
- the LOC108703253 gene encoding myeloid-associated differentiation marker-like protein 2: MPNLYMDYHSLGSPLRILRFAQVFFSCTSFSLVASVNMYGNIYGNWSMFTWCFCFAITIIIIVLEITGLCHRVAISWEDFTSAFSMLATLMLFTTSIMYPSIYLRGGCSGHSCACRGAATATSILCFFAYAAEVGLIRAKPGEVSGFLSTVPGLLKILQSYVACLIFSLIPGIPYGGLGGLQWCVAVFSICFIITTLIVFITIGGLLVILSTYLEKVLIGYNILCVAMYITVAIIWPYYNFKDNPNRPDSCQLINGCIWENSLGVTFLIYFNLVAYIVDLVYSSRMNFITG, encoded by the coding sequence ATGCCCAATTTATATATGGACTACCATTCTCTTGGCTCACCCCTGAGGATACTGCGCTTTGCCCAGGTCTTCTTCTCCTGCACCTCCTTCAGCTTGGTGGCCAGCGTTAACATGTACGGCAACATCTATGGAAACTGGAGCATGTTCACGTGGTGCTTCTGCTTCGCaatcactataataataatagtgctgGAGATAACTGGCCTCTGCCACCGTGTCGCCATCTCTTGGGAAGATTTCACCTCAGCCTTCTCCATGCTGGCTACACTCATGCTCTTCACTACTTCCATCATGTATCCATCTATCTACCTCAGGGGCGGGTGTAGTGGTCATTCCTGTGCCTGTCGTGGTGCAGCTACAGCCACCTCAATCTTGTGTTTCTTTGCTTATGCTGCAGAGGTCGGGCTGATTCGGGCGAAACCAGGGGAGGTTAGTGGTTTTCTCTCCACGGTGCCTGGGTTACTCAAGATCTTGCAGTCCTACGTGGCTTGTTTGATCTTCTCCCTCATTCCAGGCATTCCTTATGGGGGCCTTGGTGGACTCCAGTGGTGCGTGGCTGTATTCTCCATCTGCTTCATTATCACCACCCTTATCGTTTTCATCACCATCGGAGGTCTTTTGGTGATTTTATCCACTTATCTTGAGAAGGTCCTGATCGGTTATAACATCCTGTGTGTGGCCATGTACATCACCGTGGCCATCATTTGGCCTTATTACAATTTCAAGGACAACCCAAACAGGCCAGACAGCTGTCAGCTTATCAATGGATGCATATGGGAAAATTCCCTTGGAGTGACATTCCTCATCTACTTCAACCTAGTGGCTTACATTGTAGACTTAGTGTACTCCTCCCGAATGAATTTCATCACTGGCTAA